CTTGGTCTGCCCGTGTGCCCTCAATTGATGCTTAAAGCAAGAGGGTATGTATGTCATTTGGTGGAGGTGTTTGTCAAGTACACACTGATGGAAGCTAGCAAAATAGAAGGAGTCCTTCTCTCCCTGAAATGTGTCAGAACAAAACAAGTGAGTTTGTTATAAGGaatacaaaaaataaaaagGAAAGTACTCCCATGCGGGGAATCGAACCCCGGCCACGACGGTGAGAGCGTCGGATCCTAACCACTAGACCACATGGGACAACTTGTCTACATTCTTTACACAGCTGTATTTAAATTGTAATTTGACTATCCCACCAGGTTATGGACAGATTGAGAGAGTGTATGCAGCTCATAAAGGACTCACAGTCATACTTCCAATTATCTACAACTACTGACAACTGCCCTGGCTGTGATCAATGCAGCCCCAGGGCATCCATCGACAATTCCCCACCTGTAAACTGTTTGGTGCCCACACTGCTCGAGTACATACTGGACGTCTCTCTGTCGTACGTTACAATCGCCCTTGGGCAGTTTGAGGGATTCGTGAGCAAGTTTAAACGTCAGGTGAGTAGTCAAGACGATCATAGAGGAGTCTCAATACTGCATAGTTACTGGCAATGGGGGTTCACTGTATTTATTTGTGTGGAATGAATTGCATCTACAGGATGTGTGTGAACACTTCGAGTCCATGCTCAAGATCACCAACCTTGTCAAGAGCCTTGTGTGTGACCTCCACCAGACCAAACCCTCCCGTGTCAAGGCCAGTGGCGTCATCTGTCTGATCCCCAAGGGGGAACATCTCGGTAACGAGATCTACCGCTCCTGTGTGGTCCTCATTCAGCACATACTGAGCCAAACCAACAGTTGTGTCCAACAGGAAATATCACCCAAGAGTCAGGAGAAACTGTCTAAAGAAGTGAGGTTATAATAATGTGCAGTAATGTACTCAGAATTTTCGAAGTTGTGTCTTGTTTCAAATCTCAATCTCAATTCAATTCAATGTCTGTTATGTTTGTGAGAATTAATATTTGCCTAGAATGCTAATTTTTTAAACTATTTCtctgtttgtgtgtacaggtGATCTTGTGGATGATGTTCGGTTGCAAGTATGTGCATCAGACGTTGGAAGTGTTGGGGTCAGACAAGGCCAACGCTAGGGGTGTGGCCAACCTGTTAAACGAACTACAGCAAATGGAGAACTTATTACCTGTATAactaacactataattatcatgctttgtattgtaccaggagtacatgaatttcatgcactcctgatcgTACATATACACGTATTATTTATCTGTTTTGTAATTAGTCGTGCAATAAATTGTTGAGTTTTTTtaatgaacatgtacagctgtctTTAATTTTATTCTCAGCCTCTCAAATATTTATAACTTTTTTCGTTagaataaattataattatagcatgctGCATATGGAAAGACgggtgtatatacattatacgCATATAGCCTTCgtgtaattatatagaacaCTCTAGTCCGATCCTGCCATGCAGTCGGTATGCATTGaaattgcatgactgtattataacatacgtatactatatatatgacATTCATAAGAGTTATATACAAAATTATATTGTGCTGTACCGAAGGGCTAACTGTTGCAGTTGAGGGTAACTAAATACAAATTAATACGAACGTATAAAACATGCAGTttctgtttttgctgtgcagAGTTCTTTTTACTTCAGCTTTTCAACAGCTGTGAGGTCCATGGTATGCTGTAGTGTCGCCAGCAACCCTTTAGCCGTTGCTCTCCTTCGGCAGTCGATCTCGAGACACTCTGTTGCCAGTTGAGCGAGAGGCTTCAGCTCGGGGTGAGTGTGAGAGAGGTTTAGTAGTCGTACTAGCCGAATGGTGGCCACTGATCCTTCAATACGAGGATTCATCTTGCTAGCCTTGTGGCTGACCAGGATACTAGCCTACAGGGAGAGAGATTAGGATGATAGTAACCAATAGATTCAACACACAATCATGCAAACAGTGCATAAAAATGTAGAAAACTGGACTCAACAGTGTAGTATAATATACTACACtgttatattataattatacacattataattatgtattatgtatcAACCCTTTTGAAATGCAAATCTTTTTTTATCAATTAGTCAACTACTCCTGACCTAACAGTGTACACTGTGGAACCACATGATAGGCTCTGTATACAACAACGTCAGTACAACATTtctcctttttttttttaatgtaAAAAGAAAAGGGGCGTATACAGGCACACTCGACTACCTACCTCACTGATGTATGGTTCCTTGTTGTGATTGCCAAGAATCATCTGCAGTATGATTACTCCCAGACTCCAGATGTCGCACCACGGCCCCTCCATATCGTGAAACACTTTGCCGTCTTGTAGTGTCTTCTTGTACTCATCACGGATAGTCGTCATCAAgaattgctgcatgcaaaaatggTCAGTAAAGCTGTTAAACTACCACCACCTGATGATTGGTTATTTTTTTTTGTCTAGAAGTGGTTATAGTAACAACCACCCacaccagtgtgggcacatccctgtacaCATCCCTGTACACATGCATCCCTGTACACACTAGAGCCCAGTGTTGCCTACCTCGGGCGCTCTATAGGCTGGTGTTCCTTTGACAGTGCTCCTGTCGCAGTCGTTCATCATCTTGTCCAGGCATATCTCCACAAACTGAGCAGTATTTCGTTTGAAGGCCGTCCTCTTGAGGGAGTCAAAGTCAGCAAGTTTGACTTCATACTTGCTCTCTCCAGAACACTCGCAGTGCAATATGTCGGGGCAGGCACACTTTTTCAAGATCAGGATGTtttgagctacatgtatgtgtatgtgtgtgtgtgtgtgtgtgtgtgtgtgtgtgtgtgtgtgtgtgtgtggggaaggGGATTACGTCTTAGTCACATTTATATGTAACAGTGACAAAAGAGTTTACAAAGAGCAACATTTACGATGGGGTGGAAACTTTTAATTGCTATACCTTTGATGTCACTGTGTTGGATGTTTTCGCTGTCCAAGTAGACTAACCCCTTGAGAACCTCCTGGAGAATGTATACCACGTTGCTCATGACAACCTCCCACTGCTCAGGGTGTTTCTGTAACAGGGTGGCGAGGTCACCGTGATTGATCATCATTGAGCGAAGGTCACTCGTCATTTTGGGCATGAACTGGAAACAATCTCGAGTAGTTGGCTCCCCCAACATTACGCCCAGTAGTGGGAGGATGTTTGGGTGGTTGAGTGTAGACCAGATGTTGAGCTCGTTCTCACGATATTTAGTCTGTGCGTGTGGAAGGGATGGTGTGGTTATACTGTAAATATATGAACCTTATGTGAATGACCATTGTGATGGAGTATTTAATTAACTTGTTCATAGGCTACATAATATCAGGAgtgtattaattaatacactcctgataatacttataattatatacacattgtGTATCCCCACCATACCTGTTTGAGTGCGTACTCCTTGCCCCCCAGAGAGAACTTGACCACGGTCCCATTGCCTCCCTTACCAAGTCGGTCTCTGTCTGGTACGTGGGCCACGTTGTGAGGACAGGGGTAGATATCTCCTGGCATAAGCTCACtccgctgtgtgtgtgtggggggggggtatggtCCATTAAGTATGTCAATGATAGAGCTAATTGCTAAATTCATtgcaataaattatgtatgcatgtacagtgtgtacagtgtgtatagtAATGTAATTTCAACACACCTCAGAGCTATAGATAACGGTCCCTGCTTTCCTAGGCAATGTACTGTAGCTAGGAAACTCGCCAGCCCTGGCAATGTTCAGTTTTTGATCAGAGCCTCCGTACAGCTTACGGAGACTGCCCCCACTTCGTGATGGTTCGATGTATTGGTACTGTCTCCTCTCCACCGGTTTCCTCAGGTCTCCCTTGCCTTTGTCTGACACCTGCTGTAGGTACGTCTCGGCTCCGAGTTGTGACTCCTGGTACTGTTGACCCCTTACTGGAGCAGCTTCTGCAAAAGACGCATTTGCATGTTATTTGTTGAAAGCTCATTTGTCATTTGCAGtattcaaaattaattaagtCTATCTACAATCGACTCAATTGTATCCActatacaactataattaAAAACAGTTACCACAGTTACCTGGCATTTGGAACCCTTCACTGCCCATGGGACTCTGGCAGTCAGGTGTCTGCTGAAAGCCGTGAGGGAACTGCTTGCGCATCGAAGGAGAGGTCAGGTAGAATGGACCATGTGGTACTATTTGGTGGGGGTGGACATACGATTGTCGTGGCAACTGTGGAGAAAATGGTGCTGTCTGATCTTGACCGGGTGGAAACTGTACGTTATCAGTGAGATCATCTGAGGGTTGTGCAACAGGACCTGGGGGGCCGTTGTGCTTATAATGCCTTTGCACCTCTGAGTCAGTGGACAGGTTGGCTTGTTGGTCGAATTGTACAGGAGATCCCTCTTGACACGGCGGACGGGAAGAGAGAGTGGGGTACTGGGGGGGGTACGTCTGGTTGCTGGAGTACGTCTGGTCGCTGGAATACGTCTTGCTGTTGCCGGGTgggctgtgggggggggaCATGTAGGTTGAATACAGTCATTATGTCAAATATAAACAGCCTATACCCGTAGCAAAGGTGTGCAAAGGGTAATTACCCCTGCTATTGTGCATAAAGTTATGGGAAATTACCATTAACTTTCCCTTCTTAGAGTCACCCTATGACCCATACCAAATAAACGTGCATGGGAAGAACCCTACACTATGAATATatgaatatatacatgtgcaataattatggtactccCCCAAACTCTGCACTCAGCCAAGAGAATACATGCAGAGAAATCACAACGCATCATATGAGTCAACAATTACCTCGCAGAAATTTCACACTATCAGGTACTGAATCTAGTTGAACaccaatcacacacacacacacacacacacacacacacacacacacacacacacccacacacacacactcaccacccGGCCATGATGTGGGGGACCTTGCACTCTTTGTCCCTGCATTGACGACAATGCTCTCGGATGATTCCGTTGAGATTGTCGTCAAGGCTACCCATTTTGGCGTGCTCCACAATGCTTCTCATCTGGTCCAGGGCTTGTGAAAACTCAGGACTGTCATGATCAATCGTTCGACATAGGTCCTACAAAGAGAAGTAAATCTACATGAACTGTTGTGCATAAAATGTTAATTAAGAGCGACTCAGAGTCACATGTAAACTAAACAAATCGTTGTCGTACGTACATAACGAAGTATCTAATAGAGTACAAGAGACAATGATTGCTATATATTACAAGTAAGTGAAAAACTTAAAAAATATAAACGGAGTCTCTCTCTCACCTCAGTACAGCAATATCCATTCATGGCGTGCTCAAGGAAGTGCACTTGTTGCTGCATCAGGTCGCCAGAAGATTTGTCCAACATCATGGGGCTGTCCTCGATTGGGGAGGGAGCAACGTCACTGGGGGGGACCTCACATTGATCATCAAGGACGTCTGAAGCGTCAGCGTCTCCGGACTGTTTCTCTGTGATCTTCGGTAGTAGTCCGTTCAATACGTGCTGGTGTTGCATATCTGTAAATAAGACACACAAAGTTTATACAAAATCAATAGCTACCATAATTGCACCTCATTGTAAATAATATTACTTCCTTATATGAAATATTTTCATAAAGTATATAGATGTACTGTATGATTTTTACCTTCGATCTGATTTTTGTCATGAAACAACATGTTGACCACAAGTTCCGGTGAGGCTACACTCTCCTGTCTCTCGACAGCCAGCGgcttggtgggtgtggtggggGTGTGTCCAACTATAATGCCAGGCTGAATATTTATTGGCTCCTCTCTCAGCTCGAGGTTGTTGAAGGATCTGGCACGTTCTGACTTCCCTTGTAGATTCTCCAAGCAATCCTCACTAGCGTTACGAGGCAGCGCAAAAGGTCCGTTCAATTTCTCTCCAGGCAGAGACAGCTGACGACCAAAAGGTACTTTTTTCAAGAGCGGTTCTTGTGAGCTTATGGATAACTTTCTTCGCGTCTGACCGATCCCGATTCCAACTACAAGCTGATTGCCGAGTGATGTCTTATCGAACGTGGAGGTAACAAGAGAGCCGACACGTTCTGGTTGACCTGATAGTCGCTGATCTGACTCCTGACTTGAATTTTCGACTGGGTATGAAGCGGGTGATTTTGATGGCGTAGAATCATCATTTTGAATCGTCACTTGGAATTTTGGCGGTACAAACACTTGAAAAGTTGTGTTCTGATCGGGTGTATCCAAATTGACGATACCGATCTGATTGGTCACCTCTGCGTTCCCTTGCTGCACTTTCTGGGCGGGTCCAAGCGTCTGATGGATGAGAGTGGGCACTTTGACCATCCCCTCTCTGTAGGCATGCATATCACCCTCTTCATAGCTCTGGATACTTTCATCGAATTTACCGTTGCGCGGGTCCCCTGGCATGTTGAAGCTACCGTTACAGGCCACGATGGCGTGGTTCCTTGGGAGGTTTGTATTGGGTGTGATCACAGGATGAGGGGTGATGAGGGTTGATTTGAGGTTGCTCATCGTTAGAGGTAGGCGTCCAGGGCGTGTGACGACGCgagggggtagtgtgtgtgggggtgtggtgggGCTGTAGGAGGAGGAGGAGTTTGAGCAGCTCTGACCGGATGTGAAGAGAGTGCCACATGGGTaccctatgtgtgtgtgtgggtgtgtgtgtgtgtgtgtgtgtgggggggggggggtgaagtATGAGCATTGAACGACTGTAACTATGCAACTAACAAGGTACTTTTCTGACAGATAATCACACCATTCTTAAAATAGGACCACACGATTATTATTACATAACATGATTTCCCTGATATCACattgtgttgtcgagaagTCTAGCCAATAAGTTAGAGGGGAAAGTTTTCATCACATGGCAACAACTAGTAAGAAAAACAGTTTAGCAGTCACACCAGCATGCAGAGCTTATAGTAAGCTTAGTGTAATACGTGTAGCATGCTGTACATACACTGGTGTTACAAATGGAATATTCACTGCTTTAATAACATTTTGACAAAGCATAGCCATTCTACGATCATCAAACGGGTGTCTGCTGTCTACCACAATGACATGtgtactacacacacaccacatgacACATGTATAAAATTACCAAATTGGGTAGGATATAATCTACGAGGTACTACACTACTACAGTAGTTTGCAACCTCAATGCACAACAGTTGTGCAATAGCTATCTATGCTACGCCTGCAAACACCCCGCATATGTTTAAATGTATTCACGAATATTCTAATGACCTGTGGTGGTGACCACAGCAACCAGCAATATTAAACCAACAAGTGGGAGCAATTAATACCACGTAGGGCTCACAACTAAGGGGACAGTCCCAGGGAAATTCCCATATGAATATCCCTGAGTACGCATACATACCACGCAACCTTACACATACACCACAGGCCCAGAACCTTTACACCTTACAAACACTAGCCTGGTACCCTTTGCTTTCAGGCCTCCTACAAAGCCCGACTCTCAACCCTCTCGAAGAACCTAGCTGCTATAGTTTAAGAAAGCTGTTAGTTCCACTAACAGTTCGTAACAGGCAaactacacaaacacacacacacacacaagctgaTAACATCCCTACAGACAATGTACACAGCTACGACACAGGACAAGTAACACTGCATGTTAGTTACGGCGACATGCAACTTGACCATAAAAATAAGAATCTAAAAACCAAGAGGTTCAAACAAATTCATAAGCTATAAGGGCTGTAAGGGCTGAGGTCGTACATATCACATGATTTAGTGGGCCACAGTAAAGGTTAAGGAAGGGAGTGTTTAATGATCAATGAATTATAATGGTACGCAATAAGCAATAAGTATATGTTACACACTGTCCAAACATTATGCATATATACCATACAATAACATTATAACCACTGCATACACTAACATGTACTAACACATACCTGGCTCTCCATTTAGCATCTCGATATTCTCGGGAGTATTGTTGGCCGTCAAATTCTCCGAGACATCCACTCCGAAAATATCCCTCACACGATTCACAATCTGGTCACATGATAGCCGAGAATTTTCTCCACATTGCACTCCGTACACAACCATCGAGTCTTCGTCTTGAGTCCGTACCATAATGTGGGATTTTCCAAACGCAGGGACTTGAATCTTGTATTCCAAATGCATTTCAGGGATTGGAATGGTGCGTGTGTGTCCATCCTGAGAGAGTTGAAACACTCTGTCTTCAGGGGACATC
The Halichondria panicea chromosome 14, odHalPani1.1, whole genome shotgun sequence DNA segment above includes these coding regions:
- the LOC135347515 gene encoding uncharacterized protein LOC135347515, producing the protein MECPTSIKIILEGGPQFELTSPTIDRMSPEDRVFQLSQDGHTRTIPIPEMHLEYKIQVPAFGKSHIMVRTQDEDSMVVYGVQCGENSRLSCDQIVNRVRDIFGVDVSENLTANNTPENIEMLNGEPGYPCGTLFTSGQSCSNSSSSYSPTTPPHTLPPRVVTRPGRLPLTMSNLKSTLITPHPVITPNTNLPRNHAIVACNGSFNMPGDPRNGKFDESIQSYEEGDMHAYREGMVKVPTLIHQTLGPAQKVQQGNAEVTNQIGIVNLDTPDQNTTFQVFVPPKFQVTIQNDDSTPSKSPASYPVENSSQESDQRLSGQPERVGSLVTSTFDKTSLGNQLVVGIGIGQTRRKLSISSQEPLLKKVPFGRQLSLPGEKLNGPFALPRNASEDCLENLQGKSERARSFNNLELREEPINIQPGIIVGHTPTTPTKPLAVERQESVASPELVVNMLFHDKNQIEDMQHQHVLNGLLPKITEKQSGDADASDVLDDQCEVPPSDVAPSPIEDSPMMLDKSSGDLMQQQVHFLEHAMNGYCCTEDLCRTIDHDSPEFSQALDQMRSIVEHAKMGSLDDNLNGIIREHCRQCRDKECKVPHIMAGCPPGNSKTYSSDQTYSSNQTYPPQYPTLSSRPPCQEGSPVQFDQQANLSTDSEVQRHYKHNGPPGPVAQPSDDLTDNVQFPPGQDQTAPFSPQLPRQSYVHPHQIVPHGPFYLTSPSMRKQFPHGFQQTPDCQSPMGSEGFQMPEAAPVRGQQYQESQLGAETYLQQVSDKGKGDLRKPVERRQYQYIEPSRSGGSLRKLYGGSDQKLNIARAGEFPSYSTLPRKAGTVIYSSERSELMPGDIYPCPHNVAHVPDRDRLGKGGNGTVVKFSLGGKEYALKQTKYRENELNIWSTLNHPNILPLLGVMLGEPTTRDCFQFMPKMTSDLRSMMINHGDLATLLQKHPEQWEVVMSNVVYILQEVLKGLVYLDSENIQHSDIKAQNILILKKCACPDILHCECSGESKYEVKLADFDSLKRTAFKRNTAQFVEICLDKMMNDCDRSTVKGTPAYRAPEQFLMTTIRDEYKKTLQDGKVFHDMEGPWCDIWSLGVIILQMILGNHNKEPYISEASILVSHKASKMNPRIEGSVATIRLVRLLNLSHTHPELKPLAQLATECLEIDCRRRATAKGLLATLQHTMDLTAVEKLK